The sequence CAAACAGAACAAGTTTCTTGGTCAGTGCTATATATATCAAGTAATCCTTGTATATTTAATTTGAGTCATGGGGGGTTGTCCGTGTAAAATAGTCATTATGCCCCGAATTTCAAAAGCTATATAGGAAAAATTCGAGAAAGTGGAGTTGTGTGATTTGGCCATATTCTAAAGTAATTGTTCAAATTGGAAAAgactaaaattacaaataagTCAGAACTTTCACAATGAAGCTGATAACGtggcattaaaaaaaaacacatattattaaatttaatagacTTTTCAGTGGGAACCTGAATGTTTATATTCTGCGGTACTTTACATGAGTACTGCGgcagaatgaattttttttttttgggtttaaaACACACGTTCTTTTAAATTAATGAAAGGTTTAGTAATATACATTTTCATTTCTATAGTTTATAGATTTAACCAGTTTAGTTTATCTCGGGTCTCGCATactaaaatatggatttttatgttacaTGTATTTTCCTCTTATGATGTGGTATAATTTTAGCCCTCGAATTATCGACACATGAGATCGAAAtctattaaaatatgaaaaacataCATGATCTAATGTCATGAGATATGAGGAGAATTGCTCCAACCTCCAATGGAAGTAAAGGGTTCAAATTAATGGATTGAAGCCAATTTTTCCCTCCAGTTAATCGACCTTCGGGTCTATTTTTATTCAGTTCCCCAAAATTTCTGTGTATGAAGCCTCTCTTCTTTTACAGCATGATTGATGGAAAGTAGTGGGAGGCTATTAGGGCAGAGAAAAACATGTTAATTTTGGGGAGGGAATTAAATTAGGTGAATGGATCAACCAATTTGGTAAAAAAATTGGTTTCAATCGATTCAAGTACaacattatatatttctaaaatttcCTCCAACTCCCATTAACTTTCAACATCCATTTCCCTAAgtaatcaataaattaataaatgtaTCCAGCCGCTAGTGTCTATTAAAAAGGAACAAGGAACAGCAAAATCCACTTGAATTTGTGAAAACGTGAAGTTTGGGCAAAAATGTTCCCACCACCATCCCCAATCATTAtcataattttgtaattttgggAGGTGCATGTGCTTTGATTACAGATCAGTGAATAATGCAATAATTGCCACTCCATATataactttattattattttataataaagtttATAACAACACTTCATAATGTTGAACCGACCAAACAACGCGTCAGAATCCATAAATGTTCAAGCATTGCAATAAACGTCATAATGATAAATAATCAAAGAAGGTTTCCAGAAACAAAAAGATTTTGCAAATCCACTGAATGGGGGAGCAAATTCCACACTCGAAAACTTTTTCATGTAGCTAATGGATGGGAGCATTGTGTCCACGCTCAACTACTTGACTGAAAAGGAGAAACATGGCTCACAGCCAAATGAAACAATTAGCATCAAAAGAGACTTATCCTAGGACGATCGGTATGCTTCGAActatacaaaaatttcattctATGATGTTCCCCGTCTACTGTCCATACCCGTGTGACTTGGTCCATAACAACCAAAGACACAACGCAGTCTAGCGCTGAATGCACAAGCAATACTGTAAAGACATCAATTACATGGGATGAATAGCTTCAACGAAGAAGCGGCATATGAATTTTGGCTAGACAAGTTAAACATCTCATGAATGTTCATATTTATTAAGGCCTAAACTTGCAATCAATCATTCCAAGCATATCCACATTATTATGGTACCTAAATGCCCACGAGGAGGAGCCATGCGCCCCGACGCAAGACTTAATGAGGCTCCGCTACTGCACTTTAAAAGCTCAAGGTATTCTAAAAAAAACCTTAAATTTTAaggatagtaaattcaagataAGGTACCAAATAATCGATCACTTGTTTTTACTAGTAGATTAATAAGTATTCGTTCTATTACACTTAACAGTAGGTCAGATATTTACTCACTTCGAGTACTTGTATTTCGTTCATTTATGGTTAGCTATAAGATATACTCATGCTTCCAGTAACAATGCAGCAAATGAAGAAGTAATACGGTGAAAATGAACCACAGCCACAATTTCTAAGCCATCTGtgcttttttcttcaaagaGAGCAAAGAAAACCCACAatcaaaattgtcaaaaataaatCTAATTGCTATACCAAAGTTCTTAATTGAGCACCATTTTAAAGAAGAAGCAATGAGATTACAAACATGATCAAACAGCAATAACTTACCCCAAGCttaatgaaatgaaattcaGGGATCaatttaaatatatgaaaattaaatcACTTACTTTCATCCCCGAACAGGAGGCGAAGCCTCGCGGCAAAAGCGCTGGTGGGCTCGAGAGCGGCTTCAACGAGGAGACTTTTGATCTTATTCATACGGGATTTGAGACCCTTTTGTTCTTATTGCAGTAAGGCGATGTCCTCCGTAAGTTCGTGAATGCGATACTTCTGGGTTAGGGACCTGGCGCTTAGCAGAAGTATTCCTGTCATCACGAAGAATTGAACGAAGCTTGGATTTCTCTCCATGGCGGTCTCGAAGAAGCCGAGGGACCTTCCGCGCCCGCTAGGGTTTGGTCCGCCGCCGCTGGCGGGTGCCGAGGACGAGGATGCCATGACCGAACTGATGTGAATCCACCCCCGTCGACTTGGCTAGGGAATTCAATGGGGTCAAACGGGGAAAACTTTGGGTCTCACTACTAAGCCCAGAATATTAATTAGCCCAAATTGATTTGGACTGGTTTGGTTTTGAGCCATGTTGGCTTTCTTTTATCAATCATTTATTTCCAAATTGGCGTCTAATTGGGTTTGATGTCGTATTAATTAGGGGGCAAATGCCGATTAGCCAGTTTTcggatattttgaaaatatttgattggattatattcaaatttgagttgaacttgaacatgtttcaatttttttgttaaaatcgagccaaaattatttttttcattacaGCCAAAATTATCTTTTTCAGTAGTTTACTTACAATTTTTAGGCCTGAGACAGAAGTAAAAATTTGAGCTCTCAAATGAAGTAAGATTTTTTTGGGTTAGAAAGATgcttattaaaataattaaatcatgtagAACATAAACTCAactatcaaataatatattagcATTACCTTCTTCTCTAATTCATTCACAAAACAAGATATTGATTCACTTCTTTTAGTTCTTTATCATTTTTCTTCATAGATTGATCAAGTTCTAGATCCAAATTTatcaatttgtttcttctatCATCATTTTATCGTTTTTTtgcaaaatatttatcaatatctATGGCCTAGCTTTGAATCAATTGTCTTCTCTTTAGACGTAAGCCCGTGAGCTTTGATATTTTACTAAtgagatataattatatataaaataaatatattttgaacgATTTGCGCATTGCGATTACTATGCATCATGTGCCCGTACAGTAAAACGTTCTAAAACCTCAAAAAACAGCATATTTTTAGTACATTGCCGTAAACAAAATCcaacacattttattttttagcaCATTGCCGTAAACAGAATCCTCTATCTCcgactttttttttgtttgagcgGTTACATTGGTCGTTGTTTATACAAATTGTTAtttaaattcataattcaaTTTTATGAACTTTGCGAGAAACAACAAGTGGATTATAGAGATTGATTTGATCTTAATTCTTATCTTCTCACATAAAACCATATTGTACGTACGTACGTACAAGAATTGGTAGTTCTAAAAACcatgatataattaattaacacgAAAATTTGATCTTATAATTTACTGATCGGTAAGAATGTTGAGAAGTGTGACTCTACTTCTAAGCAAATGCCTAAACAATCTTTCTAATCCAGCCTCAATACCTTCAAGGCAAGAATCAAGATTTTTCAATCTTTGCATCATTTGTGCATCAAGATTAACCCTAGCCCCACCATTTCCAATTCTTCCTTGTAGGGAATTTAGTGCGACATCCACACTGCTCATTTCACTAATCATGTTAAATTCTCTGCTAGAACCCGctgatttttttatcataaactttGCCACCAAATTCCAACCCCCATGCTTAGCCATCGGCCAAGACAAGAACATTAGAAGACACTTGAAAATGACAATAGTGATCTCCCTTACTTCTTCGAAAGCACTAATAAAGTTTCCTTCTCCATTCTTGTTCTCCAAATTCTTTAGTGTTTTTAGGGTCTTAGCTATATCTTTCTTCATTTTCATTCTGCAACAAAAATATTTGGCTACATCTTGTTGAATGCCGGAGTTCTCCAAACCCTTTCGTCGCAGGGCTGATTGAAGGGATCGGACGTTTTCTTTGATCATTTGAACAAGCTCTTTTATAGTGTTGCAAGAATCCAGCAACTCGATCGAGCCCACAATGCATTCATCCTGTTGATGTCGGCGGATAAGTGCTTGTTGAGCGGCATGGAAATGTGTTAGTTCCTCAACAGAATTGTACAAATCTGCTAAGCCCAATAGACCAGATTGAAAGGCTTCTGAGGTAATgggaattatttttgaaaaacaagATTTAAGCTTTCTTGACTCAGCTTCAAATTTCGTGGCATGAACGGGGTGTAGCCTTGAAGGCAAGCTAATGGACCTAAAGGGAACTTGTGAAACCTCCATTTTTGTACTTATTTCTTTCTCCCGAGCTTGAAAATTCTTGTCGGTTTTGTGATTGTATATATAGTGGGACAATATATGGCTCTACGTAGGATATGCTTTGCATGTGATTGCAATACGGGTACActtaactttttaaattatatgtttCATTTTCCAACATCAAATCTGCAATCATTGATGTGTTGGTGTGAAATACATTGAATATTGACGATGGATCATATTATAATTCCTCTTGTCCCCTTGCCTCCCCATCATTAGCATGATTCTTTCAACATTATACAAATTGCACTTATAATActaattattcaaatataccatgtgtttgtaatttttttcactGTCGTTAATATATACTTTTTTGGGGGTTAATAAATTAATACATGAGTTTTTAAGAACTTATATTAACATTATATTTAGAATTTTTAGTGATGATTTTTTAcggaaaaattgtattttatttcgtatgtttattttttttgcgATTTTGATTCTCCATGTTATCAAATTTAGTATTAGTCTTGTATCTTTTGCtctttataaatttaatcatttttcatcgaAATGATTAATGTGACACTACACGCATCAGCGTCACATTTGTTCAACATCAGCCTAACATTTGGAAAAAGACAAAAATTgctcaaaaaaaataaagatgctagattaagactaaaatttgcacaacataaaatatcaaaatcacaaAACGAGAAACATACAAttacaaaaatacaaaaaattgcatgatatatttatatttatactgTGTAAGTATTTATAAAATGCG comes from Primulina huaijiensis isolate GDHJ02 chromosome 2, ASM1229523v2, whole genome shotgun sequence and encodes:
- the LOC140971581 gene encoding LOW QUALITY PROTEIN: uncharacterized protein (The sequence of the model RefSeq protein was modified relative to this genomic sequence to represent the inferred CDS: substituted 1 base at 1 genomic stop codon) — encoded protein: MASSSSAPASGGGPNPSGRGRSLGFFETAMERNPSFVQFFVMTGILLLSARSLTQKYRIHELTEDIALLQXEQKGLKSRMNKIKSLLVEAALEPTSAFAARLRLLFGDESK
- the LOC140958387 gene encoding uncharacterized protein; its protein translation is MEVSQVPFRSISLPSRLHPVHATKFEAESRKLKSCFSKIIPITSEAFQSGLLGLADLYNSVEELTHFHAAQQALIRRHQQDECIVGSIELLDSCNTIKELVQMIKENVRSLQSALRRKGLENSGIQQDVAKYFCCRMKMKKDIAKTLKTLKNLENKNGEGNFISAFEEVREITIVIFKCLLMFLSWPMAKHGGWNLVAKFMIKKSAGSSREFNMISEMSSVDVALNSLQGRIGNGGARVNLDAQMMQRLKNLDSCLEGIEAGLERLFRHLLRSRVTLLNILTDQ